One window of the Clostridium sp. MB40-C1 genome contains the following:
- a CDS encoding NCS2 family permease, with protein sequence METTNERNDSFFERFFQLSKNGTNVKTEVLAGFTTFITVAYALLVIPNILKFSGMNALGAKGDAAASIIMANDPIVSSAYVGTCIASALGTLIMSFYANLPFALAPGLGLVSFFSYSVCIKLGYTWQQGLAAVLISGILFIIITVTSIREQIVDSLPENLKLAITGGIGLFVALIGLKSGGIVVANPGTLVGFGSFTDKHVILTLVGIVVIAILIARNVKGAMLIGIIITTIIGIPMGITKLSGASLFSIPTMGKTFMAYDFKGLLSHGGTGFLGAVVSILMVIITLSLVDLFDTIGTLVGTAQKSNMIEADGRVRNMRKALFSDAVGTTIASGLGTTTLATVVESAAGIAAGGRTGLTTLVVGVLFAVSVFFSGVVGIVPAEATSPALVIVGILMMGAVKKIDFDDFTEALPAFFTIAFMPFSYSIANGVAAGIIFYPIMKIVTGRRKEVHPIMYVMAFLFILRFILLPE encoded by the coding sequence ATGGAAACTACAAATGAAAGAAATGATTCATTTTTTGAAAGGTTTTTTCAATTATCGAAAAATGGGACAAATGTAAAAACTGAGGTTTTAGCAGGATTTACTACGTTTATTACAGTGGCTTATGCGCTTTTAGTAATTCCTAATATATTAAAATTCTCTGGAATGAATGCTTTAGGAGCTAAAGGAGATGCAGCTGCTTCTATAATAATGGCAAATGATCCTATAGTAAGTTCAGCTTATGTTGGAACTTGTATAGCTTCAGCTTTAGGAACACTCATTATGTCTTTTTATGCAAATTTACCTTTTGCTTTAGCACCGGGATTAGGATTGGTTTCATTTTTCTCATATAGTGTTTGTATAAAACTTGGATATACATGGCAACAAGGACTAGCCGCAGTTTTAATTTCAGGTATATTATTTATAATAATAACTGTAACATCTATAAGAGAACAAATAGTAGATTCTCTTCCGGAAAATTTAAAACTTGCAATAACAGGGGGAATAGGATTATTTGTTGCCCTTATAGGTTTAAAAAGTGGAGGAATTGTAGTAGCTAATCCAGGAACTTTAGTGGGTTTTGGAAGTTTTACAGATAAACATGTTATACTTACCTTAGTAGGAATTGTTGTAATAGCTATACTTATAGCACGTAATGTAAAGGGAGCTATGCTCATTGGAATAATAATAACAACTATAATAGGAATTCCTATGGGAATAACAAAATTATCAGGTGCAAGTTTATTTTCTATCCCTACTATGGGAAAAACTTTTATGGCGTATGATTTTAAAGGACTTTTATCTCACGGCGGAACTGGATTCTTAGGTGCGGTAGTGAGTATTTTAATGGTAATTATAACTTTAAGTTTAGTTGATTTATTTGATACTATTGGAACACTAGTAGGGACAGCACAAAAATCAAATATGATAGAAGCTGATGGAAGAGTTAGAAATATGAGAAAAGCTTTGTTTTCTGATGCGGTTGGAACTACAATAGCTTCAGGACTTGGTACAACAACTTTAGCAACAGTTGTTGAATCAGCAGCAGGTATTGCAGCTGGAGGAAGAACGGGACTTACTACTTTAGTAGTTGGAGTACTATTTGCAGTTTCAGTATTCTTCAGCGGAGTTGTAGGAATTGTACCAGCAGAAGCAACTTCACCAGCTCTTGTAATTGTTGGTATTCTTATGATGGGAGCAGTTAAAAAAATAGATTTTGATGATTTTACAGAAGCTCTTCCTGCATTCTTTACAATAGCTTTTATGCCATTTAGTTATAGTATTGCTAATGGAGTAGCAGCAGGAATAATATTCTATCCTATAATGAAAATAGTAACAGGAAGAAGAAAAGAAGTTCATCCTATAATGTATGTTATGGCCTTCTTATTCATATTAAGATTTATATTACTACCGGAATAG
- a CDS encoding cupin domain-containing protein, with protein MNSAEYFIENLEMIAHPEGGYYKESFVSEEDIKDRKDRKLWTSIYFLLRKGEVSNFHRLKSDEMWYYHSGSPLTIYMISPEGEITEEKLGLNIQNEERPQILVPKDYIFGSAMNEEGYALVGCMVSPGFHFDDFELFKREELLNNYPKYEEIINKLTRE; from the coding sequence ATGAATTCAGCAGAATATTTTATAGAAAACTTAGAAATGATTGCTCATCCAGAGGGTGGATATTATAAAGAATCTTTTGTATCAGAGGAAGATATAAAGGATAGAAAAGATAGAAAATTATGGACTAGTATATACTTTTTATTGAGAAAAGGGGAGGTTTCTAATTTTCATAGATTGAAATCAGACGAAATGTGGTATTATCATTCAGGATCTCCACTGACTATATATATGATAAGTCCAGAAGGAGAAATTACTGAAGAAAAGCTGGGGTTAAATATACAGAATGAAGAAAGACCTCAAATATTAGTACCTAAAGATTATATATTTGGTTCAGCTATGAATGAAGAAGGATATGCATTAGTAGGTTGTATGGTTTCACCAGGATTTCATTTTGATGACTTTGAATTATTTAAAAGAGAAGAACTTTTGAATAATTATCCTAAGTATGAAGAAATAATCAATAAGCTAACTAGAGAATAG
- a CDS encoding metallophosphoesterase, whose product MRIAVISDIHGNIKALEAVLEDIKKREVDTIVCLGDLVGYGPFPNEVIKRIKEEDILNIIGNYDTAVVWNDIKYIQDNELNRNFALDWSVAEVSEGNKKYLKRLPDDIVIADKGKVITFVHGSNRSVNEYLKEDSNEAKEAIEELKGDILVCGHTHLPYEKRYGNKILINDGSVGKPKIGNPNSTYCILDFDENTEKVEFIEVSYDYESIAKAMEERNFPKELIDSIRNGK is encoded by the coding sequence TTGAGAATAGCAGTGATATCAGATATACATGGTAATATAAAAGCACTTGAAGCAGTGTTAGAAGATATAAAGAAAAGAGAAGTAGATACAATAGTTTGTCTTGGAGATTTAGTTGGATATGGTCCTTTTCCTAATGAAGTTATTAAACGAATAAAAGAAGAAGATATTTTAAATATAATAGGGAATTATGATACTGCTGTGGTTTGGAATGATATAAAATATATTCAGGATAATGAACTTAATAGAAATTTTGCTTTAGATTGGTCTGTAGCTGAAGTAAGCGAAGGAAATAAAAAATATTTAAAGAGATTACCAGATGATATTGTAATTGCTGATAAAGGAAAAGTTATAACTTTTGTTCATGGAAGTAACAGAAGTGTAAATGAGTATTTAAAAGAAGATTCTAATGAAGCAAAAGAAGCCATAGAAGAATTAAAGGGAGACATTTTAGTCTGTGGTCATACTCATCTTCCTTATGAAAAAAGATATGGAAATAAAATATTAATCAATGATGGTAGTGTTGGAAAACCTAAAATAGGCAATCCTAATTCTACATATTGTATTTTAGATTTTGATGAAAACACTGAGAAGGTAGAATTTATTGAAGTTTCTTATGATTATGAAAGTATTGCTAAAGCTATGGAAGAAAGAAATTTTCCTAAAGAATTAATAGATTCAATAAGAAATGGAAAATAA
- a CDS encoding carbon-nitrogen family hydrolase, protein MRVALGQIDVKWKQEEENKNKCEEFIKKAVENKADLIVFPEMTLTGVSNNIAYLSKVSEDSVKFFKNMTSKYNINICFGYAKPYEDKCKNNLLVLSSDGEELAEYTKIHPFSFAGEDKYFEPGCELQFFELKDTTLSTFICYDLRFPEIFQAASKKASALIVIANWPKPRREHWISLLKARAIENQCYVIAVNRVGDVKGIIYSGDSMVIDPLGNVLKESFEKEELIICDIEPEKVEKVRVKFPLKNDRKEEFYAKLFTE, encoded by the coding sequence ATGAGAGTTGCTTTAGGGCAGATAGATGTGAAATGGAAACAAGAAGAAGAAAATAAGAATAAATGCGAAGAGTTTATAAAAAAAGCAGTTGAAAATAAAGCCGATTTAATAGTTTTTCCTGAGATGACTTTGACAGGAGTTTCAAATAATATAGCTTATTTAAGTAAGGTTAGTGAGGATTCAGTAAAGTTCTTTAAAAATATGACTAGTAAATATAATATAAATATATGTTTTGGATATGCAAAACCTTATGAGGATAAATGCAAAAACAATCTACTCGTACTATCTTCTGACGGAGAAGAACTTGCAGAATACACAAAAATACATCCATTTTCTTTTGCTGGTGAAGATAAATATTTTGAGCCTGGATGTGAGTTACAGTTTTTTGAACTAAAAGATACTACATTATCAACTTTTATATGCTACGATTTAAGATTTCCAGAGATATTCCAAGCTGCATCTAAAAAAGCTTCAGCATTAATTGTAATTGCTAATTGGCCTAAACCTAGAAGAGAGCACTGGATAAGCCTTCTAAAAGCTAGAGCTATAGAAAATCAATGCTATGTTATTGCGGTAAATAGAGTAGGGGATGTTAAAGGCATTATATATAGTGGGGACTCTATGGTTATAGATCCATTAGGTAATGTCCTTAAGGAAAGTTTTGAAAAGGAAGAATTGATAATTTGTGATATAGAACCAGAAAAAGTGGAAAAGGTAAGAGTAAAATTTCCTTTAAAAAATGATAGAAAAGAAGAATTTTACGCTAAATTATTTACTGAATAG